One genomic window of Leptospira harrisiae includes the following:
- a CDS encoding LB_053 family protein, which produces MAKYILLILVSSVSLLASPKETILEEDIYVGDTIHYQIESTDKSDSNLQMEEGEIYEDDTMPSFRIFNLKKENTKISAFILFFKPGDYILPVFWEENGEQKKSTKVIKVKSQLLGTETDIDDIEPPINFSGPYLFRLSIILLITAINLYLLYALYLYWKSKPKIVDALWEKQPTLEETTKRLHTIEIYLESDLIYEKELAFKISEYLKEVYSKRLNKNLLGKTDSEFLVELFDRTHIDESILRNLRIYFRKTKYDHNHTKLQRIEAIDIWEKIKKELEL; this is translated from the coding sequence ATGGCTAAATACATTCTACTAATTTTAGTTTCTTCTGTTTCTTTACTCGCAAGCCCCAAAGAAACAATTTTAGAAGAAGATATTTACGTAGGAGATACAATACACTATCAAATAGAATCAACTGATAAGAGCGATAGTAATTTACAAATGGAAGAAGGAGAAATCTACGAAGACGATACAATGCCTTCTTTCAGAATTTTTAATCTAAAAAAAGAAAACACAAAAATCAGCGCGTTCATTCTTTTTTTTAAACCAGGCGATTATATTCTTCCTGTGTTTTGGGAAGAAAATGGCGAACAAAAAAAATCCACAAAAGTGATTAAAGTCAAATCACAACTCCTTGGCACTGAAACGGATATCGATGACATTGAGCCTCCCATCAATTTTTCGGGACCATACTTATTTAGATTGTCCATCATATTACTTATCACGGCGATCAACTTATACTTGCTATATGCTCTTTATTTATACTGGAAGTCAAAACCAAAGATTGTGGATGCATTATGGGAAAAACAACCAACTTTAGAAGAAACAACTAAACGCCTTCATACGATAGAAATCTATCTAGAATCTGACTTAATCTATGAAAAGGAACTGGCATTTAAGATTAGTGAGTATCTGAAAGAGGTTTATTCCAAAAGATTAAACAAAAACCTATTAGGAAAAACTGATTCCGAATTTTTGGTAGAACTTTTCGACAGAACTCATATTGATGAATCCATACTACGAAATCTAAGAATTTACTTTAGAAAAACAAAGTACGACC